One genomic segment of Cyanobacteriota bacterium includes these proteins:
- a CDS encoding serine hydroxymethyltransferase, translating into MTNSLNQSLSQIDSEIDILINKELSRQNGNIELIASENFTSKAVMEATGSCMTNKYAEGYPNKRYYSGCEFHDEVETIAIERLKELFGAKFANVQPHSGANANTAAFIALLNPGDKFLGMSLKEGGHLTHGSPVNISGKWFEAISYGVDANGFIDYDALEKQAIAEKPKLIIAGASAYPREINFPRFRAIADACEAKLMVDMAHIAGLVAAGVHPSPVPYADIITSTTHKTLRGPRGGIILWNDEGLTKKINSAIFPGSQGGPLMHVIAAKAVSFKEALDPSFTAYQKQVIANTKAMEKTFLENGIDLVSGGSDNHLLLLDLRKLKITGKDAGNLLDEHKITVNKNGVPNDPESPFVTSGIRVGTPAITTRGFDEAASSEIALVISKILKSMSENSNTIDSETAAYCQSAVTALTKRFPLYDNDLVTR; encoded by the coding sequence ATGACAAACTCATTAAACCAATCTTTAAGCCAAATTGACTCAGAAATTGATATCCTGATCAACAAAGAATTAAGCCGTCAAAACGGCAATATTGAGTTAATAGCAAGTGAAAACTTTACTAGTAAAGCCGTCATGGAGGCAACCGGTTCATGCATGACCAACAAGTACGCAGAGGGTTATCCAAACAAAAGATATTATAGTGGTTGTGAGTTTCATGATGAAGTAGAAACTATTGCAATTGAAAGACTCAAAGAATTATTCGGCGCCAAGTTCGCTAATGTCCAACCGCATTCAGGAGCCAACGCTAATACAGCAGCATTTATTGCTTTACTCAACCCTGGCGACAAGTTCCTGGGAATGAGCCTGAAAGAAGGTGGTCATCTTACTCATGGCTCACCAGTTAATATTTCGGGTAAGTGGTTTGAAGCGATAAGTTATGGTGTAGATGCCAATGGTTTCATTGATTATGACGCGCTTGAAAAACAAGCAATCGCAGAAAAACCCAAACTAATTATTGCAGGCGCTTCTGCTTACCCGCGTGAAATCAACTTCCCGCGCTTTAGAGCAATTGCTGACGCTTGCGAAGCAAAACTAATGGTGGACATGGCTCACATTGCTGGCTTGGTAGCGGCAGGTGTTCACCCAAGTCCAGTTCCCTACGCTGACATCATTACCAGCACCACTCACAAAACTCTTAGAGGTCCAAGAGGTGGCATCATTCTATGGAACGATGAAGGACTAACTAAAAAAATCAACTCTGCCATTTTCCCTGGCTCGCAAGGTGGTCCTTTGATGCATGTAATTGCAGCCAAGGCCGTGAGTTTCAAAGAAGCTCTTGATCCGAGTTTTACTGCCTATCAAAAACAAGTAATCGCAAACACCAAGGCTATGGAAAAAACATTTCTTGAGAATGGCATAGACCTAGTTTCTGGTGGTAGCGACAATCACTTATTACTTTTGGATTTGCGCAAGCTAAAAATCACCGGCAAAGATGCAGGAAACCTACTTGATGAGCACAAAATCACAGTGAATAAAAACGGTGTGCCAAATGACCCAGAAAGCCCTTTTGTAACAAGTGGCATAAGAGTCGGCACACCGGCGATTACCACTAGAGGCTTTGATGAAGCTGCAAGTTCTGAAATTGCACTGGTTATCAGCAAGATCCTCAAATCTATGTCAGAGAACTCCAATACTATAGACAGTGAAACTGCTGCTTATTGCCAATCAGCCGTAACTGCCCTAACCAAGCGTTTTCCTTTATATGACAATGATTTAGTGACACGCTGA
- the murA gene encoding UDP-N-acetylglucosamine 1-carboxyvinyltransferase, whose protein sequence is MIDLDSKHLVIEGGKALNGEVTISGAKNSALKQIAAALLLTKGTIKINNVPHLSDIEHMAEIIKLLGGEADLEGNSITINSEDLSSSYVPLRLASKLRASFVCLGALVGRFKEARIALPGGCNIGARKVDLHLKGLKALGCEITEEQGHVVAKAKRLIGTKIYFDIPSNGATENIMIAATMAEGETIIENAAQDPEIIDLANFLNKMGCNITGAGTSNIHIQGVKPESLIGFEHHTIPDRIEAATYLIAGVMTKGKIKAKSVIEEDIQSLLSKLEDVGASIKIHNTNTFIDGRELVDISVELKTERPLATDITTVWYPGFSTDIQPIFSTLLAVSEGTSVVVENIYDSRYQHFEELKRMGGKIEINGKVAVVKGCSKLVSTAVEGKDLRSTAALVVAALAAEGKSEVRGLQHLDRGYENLEEKFIALGASIKRVDVGSTILAPEKHQQHLDI, encoded by the coding sequence ATGATAGATTTAGATTCAAAACATTTAGTAATTGAGGGTGGAAAAGCCCTTAATGGAGAGGTCACCATTTCTGGAGCGAAGAACTCCGCTCTTAAACAAATTGCAGCAGCTTTGCTCTTGACCAAAGGTACTATCAAGATCAATAATGTGCCACATCTTTCTGATATTGAACATATGGCTGAGATCATCAAACTACTTGGCGGCGAGGCTGACCTGGAAGGTAACAGTATCACTATCAACTCTGAAGACTTATCAAGTAGCTATGTACCACTGAGGTTGGCTAGTAAATTAAGAGCAAGTTTTGTTTGTCTTGGAGCATTGGTTGGACGTTTCAAAGAAGCAAGAATTGCGCTACCTGGTGGATGCAATATTGGTGCTCGCAAAGTTGACCTGCACCTTAAAGGACTTAAAGCACTTGGTTGTGAAATAACAGAAGAGCAAGGACATGTTGTTGCCAAAGCGAAGCGTTTAATAGGAACTAAGATCTATTTTGATATTCCAAGTAATGGTGCTACTGAAAACATCATGATTGCTGCAACAATGGCAGAAGGTGAGACTATCATCGAGAATGCCGCACAAGATCCAGAAATTATTGATCTTGCCAATTTTCTAAATAAAATGGGCTGCAATATAACAGGAGCTGGCACCAGCAATATTCACATCCAAGGAGTTAAACCTGAGTCACTGATTGGCTTTGAGCACCATACTATCCCAGACAGAATTGAAGCTGCTACTTACCTAATAGCTGGAGTCATGACAAAGGGTAAGATCAAAGCAAAATCTGTAATTGAAGAAGATATTCAATCACTCTTAAGTAAGCTCGAAGATGTTGGAGCGAGTATTAAGATTCACAACACCAATACTTTTATTGATGGTAGAGAATTAGTTGACATTAGTGTTGAACTCAAAACAGAGAGACCATTGGCAACTGACATTACTACAGTTTGGTATCCAGGTTTTTCAACTGATATTCAACCTATTTTTTCAACTCTACTTGCTGTTAGTGAAGGCACTAGTGTTGTAGTTGAAAATATTTATGACTCTCGTTATCAACATTTTGAAGAACTCAAACGCATGGGCGGGAAAATTGAAATCAATGGCAAAGTTGCTGTCGTCAAAGGTTGCAGCAAACTAGTTTCAACTGCTGTTGAAGGCAAGGATCTTAGAAGCACCGCTGCACTTGTAGTAGCTGCACTTGCCGCAGAAGGTAAAAGTGAAGTTAGAGGTTTGCAACATCTTGATAGAGGTTATGAAAACCTAGAAGAGAAATT